In Calditrichota bacterium, the sequence TAAATTTATCCACAGTTTTTAGTTGCCCGATTCCTTTATATATAAAAAATAGAATCATCCTTTTTTGATAAGACTTCTGTGTGTAAAATAGATTCGATAAAGCAAAATGATTACCCTCGAATCATCAATTTCCCAGGGGGCAAAACTTCAGTAAACATTTTTTTTACTCGAAAACGGATGTTGTTTAATTACTTTTTTTAAATTGCAAACGAAGAACTTAGCATATCTTGTGAGAAGGTTCTTTAAAAGTTTAAAATTCTTGTTGACAAGTTTGATTTGTATCTCTATATTAAATTTGTAATACATCTTACAAAATACACTATTATGTTTCAACCCATTGGAAAGAAAATAACACTTAGCCAGGAAATCGAGCAAAAGATAGAAGCGTCGATTATTCAAAAGAAATTTAATCCTGGCGAAAAGCTACCCACAGAAAATGAACTGTGCGATATGTTTGCCGTAAGTCGTACAGCATTAAGGGAAGCACTGCGTATGCTAAGCGGACGAGGATTAATCACTATTCGTAAAGGTAGCGGCATTTATGTAAATGATTACTCTAAGGCAGATGTAACCCGCCCAATGAGTTTATATCTTGATTTAAACTTTGATAAAAAAATAATACTTGATGTAATTCAAATCAGAAAAACTCTTGAACCCTTGATTTGTGAAATGGCAGCAAAAAACCGTAAAGAAGTTCATATTCAACAACTTGAAAAAAATATAAAGAATTTTAAAGCTTGCAAAATTGAAGATTATAATAAAGAAAGCCATCTGGATTTTCAGTTTCATACAATCATTACTCAGGCAAGCGGAAATACTTTAATTCCTATTATGATGGAACCACTTCTTCAACAAATGCCGAAAATACGCCTGCTGGTTTATAAAAAAATTGATCAGGCCAAAAGCTCTGCACTCGATTACCATCTACTCATTTATAATATGATTGTCAAGCAAGATGCTCAAGGGGCATTTGAGGCAATGAAAGAACATATGCGAATTGCAGAGAAACATTCAAGAGCGATTGTGAATCAGTTAGATTAAATTTTTTCTAAAAAAATATGTATGACATGTTATTAATAATGGAGAGATCATGAATATTTCATTAAAAAATAAAACGGCTATTATTACAGGCAGTGTCCAGGGAATTGGTAAGCAGACTGCAAAAAGGCTTCTTGAGGCAGGAGCTTCGGTTGTAATAAATAACTACACGGATGAAGCTGCGCTTCAAAAAACAGCTGATGAGTTAGGTGCATTTGGCCCAGTAAAAGCAGTAATTGCCGATGTAACAAAAGAAAATGAAGCAAAAAAGCTTATCGATGCAGCACTTGAACTTGGGTCAACAATTGATATTTTAATTAACAATGCAGGTGGTTTGGTTAAGCGGGTTCCAATTGCAGAATATAATGAAGAGCATTTCGATACAGTAATGAACGTGAATTTAAAATCAGCTTTTATTATGGCAAAACTTGTTGCACCGTTTATGAAAAAACAGCAGTCCGGGAAAATTATTAATCTTTCTTCACAGGCAGCACATGATGGTGGCGGACCTGGTGCTGCAGCATATGCCGCATCAAAAGGAGCTGTTTGGACTTTTACAAAATCATTAGCAAAAGAACTTGGACCACATGTGACAGTAAACTGTCTTTCCCCTGGCTTTATTGATAATACAACTTTTCACACAACATTTACACCTGAAGATGCACGCAAATCAATGCCATCAAAAATTTTATTGGGCAGGGCAGGAGCCGGTGACGACATAGCAAAAGTTGCTTTGTTTCTGGCTTCAGAACTTGCAGACTATTTAACTGGACAATCGCTGGAAATTAATGGCGGCCTTTATATGCCATAATTATCATCTTAATAAATGGAAAGCTCGTTAATGTTTAAAGCATCTTTAAATCTCTTTTTATTATTAATGTTTTTCAATCTTTTAGGAGCGAAAGACAACCCGTGTTTACTGATAAACGAATCAGAAGCTGACGAAATCAGGCAAAGCATATCAGAATATCCAATCTTTATAAAGTCTTTTAATAATACAAAAGCTAAGTTGGATAAAACACTGGCTGAAAACATCGTTGTCCCACCTCCAGGAGAAGCTGGTGGCTACGAACACGAAAAGCACAAGCAGAACTATCGCGATATGCAAAGTGCAGGTATGATATTTCAGCTAACAAAAGATGAAAAGTACGCATTATTTGTAAAACAGATGTTGTATAAATATGCTGAGCTTTATCCCACATTAGGTCCTCATCCTTTATCTCATAAGCAAGCCCCGGGAAAACTATTTCACCAGATGTTAAATGAAGCTGTGTGGCTTGTTTACACGGCGCAGGCTTATGATTGTATTTACAACTGGTTAAGTCCTGAAGAACGCCAACATATTGAGAAAAATGTTTTTAAATATATTGTTGAGTGGTTTACAGAAGTATACCCGGGGCAATTGGATCGAATTCATAATCACGGAATGTGGATTGCCGCTTCCATTGGTATGCTTGGTTATGTGCTGGATGATGATAATCTTGTTGAGATGGCGTTATTTGGTACAAAAAAAGATGGCAAGGGTGGATTCTTAAAACAGCTCGATTTGCTCTTTTCTCCAGACGGTTATTATTTAGAAGGACCATACTATATTCGCTATGCTTTGAGACCATTATTCCTTTTTGCGGAAGCTGTTGAACGTAATCAACCTGAAATTAAAATTTTTGAACACCGTAATGGCATTATCGGCAAAGCGTTATTTTCTTCTTTACAAACTGTTTTTCCAAATGGCAATTTCCCGCCAATAAACGATGCTTCCCGTTCAATGAATGTGAAATCCATCGGACCTGTTATTGCAAATAATATTGCTTATCATCGTTTTGGTGCAAATCCAAATTTATTGGCAATAGCACAAATACAGAATCAGGTGATTTTGAATAAGGCCGGATTTGTTATTGCAAAGGATCTGGCAGAAGCAAAAGATTCGCCACAGCTTAATTGGCAAAGTGTTGAGTTTTCTGATGGGTATGATGGGAAGCAGGGTGGCCTTGGCATTTTACGACATGGCAGTGGTCAGGATCAAACAATGCTTTTAATGAAATATGGCTCCCATGGATTAGGACACGGCCATTTTGATAAACTTCACTTCAGCTATTTTAATCAGGGCTCTGAAGTAATTTTTGATTACGGATTTGCACGTTGGGTAAATATAGAACCAAAATTTGGTGGCAGATATCTTCCAGAAAATGATAGCTATGCAAAACAGACTATTGCCCATAACACGGTGACCGTTGATCAAAAAACACAGAATAATGCTAATCGAAAAACAGCGGACAAAGTCTCAGCCGAAAGGCACTTTTTTCACTCAACTCCTGAAGTTAAAGTAATGAGCGCCAAAGCCACAAAGCAATA encodes:
- a CDS encoding FadR family transcriptional regulator; translation: MFQPIGKKITLSQEIEQKIEASIIQKKFNPGEKLPTENELCDMFAVSRTALREALRMLSGRGLITIRKGSGIYVNDYSKADVTRPMSLYLDLNFDKKIILDVIQIRKTLEPLICEMAAKNRKEVHIQQLEKNIKNFKACKIEDYNKESHLDFQFHTIITQASGNTLIPIMMEPLLQQMPKIRLLVYKKIDQAKSSALDYHLLIYNMIVKQDAQGAFEAMKEHMRIAEKHSRAIVNQLD
- a CDS encoding glucose 1-dehydrogenase, which gives rise to MNISLKNKTAIITGSVQGIGKQTAKRLLEAGASVVINNYTDEAALQKTADELGAFGPVKAVIADVTKENEAKKLIDAALELGSTIDILINNAGGLVKRVPIAEYNEEHFDTVMNVNLKSAFIMAKLVAPFMKKQQSGKIINLSSQAAHDGGGPGAAAYAASKGAVWTFTKSLAKELGPHVTVNCLSPGFIDNTTFHTTFTPEDARKSMPSKILLGRAGAGDDIAKVALFLASELADYLTGQSLEINGGLYMP
- a CDS encoding alginate lyase family protein — its product is MFKASLNLFLLLMFFNLLGAKDNPCLLINESEADEIRQSISEYPIFIKSFNNTKAKLDKTLAENIVVPPPGEAGGYEHEKHKQNYRDMQSAGMIFQLTKDEKYALFVKQMLYKYAELYPTLGPHPLSHKQAPGKLFHQMLNEAVWLVYTAQAYDCIYNWLSPEERQHIEKNVFKYIVEWFTEVYPGQLDRIHNHGMWIAASIGMLGYVLDDDNLVEMALFGTKKDGKGGFLKQLDLLFSPDGYYLEGPYYIRYALRPLFLFAEAVERNQPEIKIFEHRNGIIGKALFSSLQTVFPNGNFPPINDASRSMNVKSIGPVIANNIAYHRFGANPNLLAIAQIQNQVILNKAGFVIAKDLAEAKDSPQLNWQSVEFSDGYDGKQGGLGILRHGSGQDQTMLLMKYGSHGLGHGHFDKLHFSYFNQGSEVIFDYGFARWVNIEPKFGGRYLPENDSYAKQTIAHNTVTVDQKTQNNANRKTADKVSAERHFFHSTPEVKVMSAKATKQYDGISMQRTMFLLEDSNFKQPLVLDLFKIKSQSEHEYDYPIHYHGQIIATNLEYDAAIKKQRPLGDDFGYQHIWDNGGGKTNKPLRFTWLNENRYYSLIGVSDDEMVVKFGRTGANDPKFNLRSEPLLVLRKKAKDHLFASVIEAHGYYSEASEKSVQASPRVNEVKIIGSNDKATVVEIAGKNFQWQVMVTNEEASDFEKHKVEFQNQIYEWTGNFKIIKN